The following proteins are co-located in the Triticum aestivum cultivar Chinese Spring chromosome 1A, IWGSC CS RefSeq v2.1, whole genome shotgun sequence genome:
- the LOC123050643 gene encoding trihelix transcription factor ASIL2-like has product MRYKVHYLSKNVVKPIYPHTTSSFLPSPQFTSILSSTFNSRRGATARRRRPRTDIQCKNRVDTLKKKYKAERARGGPSAWNFYGELDRLVGPTLSASAATKKHPSFGLPAPHFALPLHPSAARRHPSPSSSPSPPPPMALPLSNYRHGVPLPAAAFIQQAAAAAAAISDSDDSSDLGDNNNINSHQSPSHFVSSHSGGNNKRRRSTESSDGGDGGVGELARAIEAFAEMYERVESAKQKQSLEMERERIAFMKQLEVKRMENFVDAHVKLARMKHAKKNEGYAANGTIGVELASSMAALPFLSNPAYL; this is encoded by the coding sequence ATGAGATATAAGGTACATTACTTAAGCAAAAACGTAGTAAAACCAATTTATCCCCATACGACATCATCCTTCCTGCCAAGTCCCCAGTTTACCTCCATCTTATCCTCTACCTTCAACTCGCGCCGCGGGGCCACCGCGCGCCGTCGGCGGCCGCGCACCGACATCCAGTGCAAGAATCGCGTCGACACGCTCAAGAAGAAGTACAAGGCCGAGCGCGCCCGCGGTGGGCCCTCCGCCTGGAACTTCTACGGCGAGCTCGACCGCCTTGTCGGCCCCACCctctccgcctccgccgccaccaaGAAGCACCCCTCCTTCGGGCTGCCGGCCCCTCACTTCGCCCTGCCACTCCATCCTTCCGCCGCAAGGAGGCACCCGTCGCCCTCGTCTTCGCCGTCCCCGCCTCCGCCCATGGCTCTGCCGCTGTCCAACTACCGCCACGGGGTACCTCTCCCTGCCGCCGCGTTTATccagcaggccgccgccgccgctgccgcgatTTCTGATTCAGACGACTCTAGTGATCTCGGTGACAATAACAACATCAACTCGCATCAGTCACCGTCCCACTTCGTTTCATCGCACTCCGGGGGTAACAACAAGCGCCGCCGTAGTACCGAAAGCAGCGATGGTGGCGATGGTGGTGTCGGCGAGCTAGCGAGAGCGATCGAGGCATTTGCAGAGATGTACGAGCGCGTCGAGAGTGCCAAGCAGAAGCAGTCCCTGGAGATGGAGCGAGAAAGGATTGCCTTCATGAAGCAGCTGGAGGTGAAGCGCATGGAGAACTTCGTCGATGCACATGTGAAGCTCGCAAGAATGAAGCATGCCAAGAAGAACGAAGGTTATGCAGCCAATGGTACCATTGGAGTCGAGTTGGCTTCCTCCATGGCTGCGCTGCCTTTCCTCTCCAACCCTGCATACCTCTAA
- the LOC123068007 gene encoding trihelix transcription factor ASIL2, with protein sequence MELREMAAAAAAAASAGGGGGGGGGGGGGGGRLPPPNPNLPYREDCWSEGETAALVGAWGSRYVDLNRGNLRQKQWQEVAGAVNSRRGAAARRRPPRTDVQCKNRVDTLKKKYKAERARGGPSAWNFYGELDRLVGPTLAAAAATKKHPSSGPPGPHFALPLHPSAARRHPSPSSSPSPPPPMALPLPNYRRGAPLPAAAFIQQAAAAAAAISDSDDSGDLGDNNSNNSRRSPSRSVSSHSGGNNKRRRRSESSSGGDGGVGELARAIEAFAEMYERVESAKQKQSLEMERERINFMKQLEVKRMENFVEAHVKLARMKHAKKNGGSAANGTIGVELASSVAALPFLSNPAYL encoded by the coding sequence ATGGAGCTGAGGGagatggccgcggcggcggcggcggctgcgtcggcgggaggaggaggaggaggcggcggcggcggcgggggcgggggcggcaggCTGCCGCCGCCCAACCCCAACCTGCCCTACCGCGAGGACTGCTGGAGCGAGGGCGAGACGGCGGCGCTCGTCGGCGCCTGGGGCAGCCGCTACGTCGACCTCAACCGCGGCAACCTGCGCCAGAAGCAGTGGCAGGAGGTCGCCGGCGCCGTCAACTCGCGCCGCggggccgccgcgcgccgccgcccgccgcgcaccGACGTCCAGTGCAAGAACCGCGTCGACACGCTCAAGAAGAAGTACAAAGCGGAGCGCGCCCGCGGCGGGCCCTCCGCCTGGAACTTCTACGGCGAGCTCGACCGCCTCGTCGGccccaccctcgccgccgccgccgccaccaagaagCACCCCTCCTCCGGGCCGCCGGGCCCTCACTTCGCCCTGCCTCTCCACCCTTCCGCCGCCAGGAGGCACCCGTCGCCCTCCTCTTCGCCGTCCCCGCCTCCGCCCATGGCTCTGCCGCTGCCCAACTACCGCCGCGGGGCGCCGCTCCCTGCCGCCGCGTTTATccagcaggccgccgccgccgctgccgcgatTTCTGATTCAGACGACTCCGGTGATCTCGGTgacaacaacagcaacaactcgCGGCGGTCACCGTCCCGCTCCGTTTCATCGCACTCCGGTGGTAACAAcaagcgccgccgccgcagcgAAAGCAGCAGTGGTGGCGATGGTGGTGTCGGCGAGCTGGCGAGGGCGATCGAGGCATTTGCAGAGATGTACGAGCGCGTCGAGAGTGCCAAGCAGAAGCAGTCCCTGGAGATGGAGCGAGAAAGGATCAACTTCATGAAGCAGCTGGAGGTGAAGCGCATGGAGAACTTCGTCGAAGCACATGTGAAGCTCGCAAGAATGAAGCATGCCAAGAAGAATGGAGGTTCTGCAGCCAATGGTACCATTGGAGTGGAGCTGGCTTCCTCCGTGGCTGCGCTGCCTTTCCTCTCCAACCCTGCATACCTCTGA